From the Paenibacillus tianjinensis genome, the window CGTAATCGTTGTTTTCCCTGCTCCGCTGGGTCCGACGAGTGCAGTCAGCGTTCCCGCAGCTGCTGTGAAGCAGATATCCTGTAGAGCAGGTTTATCCGGCTGATAGGCGAAACCCACATTCTCGAATGCAATGCTTTTCCCGGCAGCGCTGATCGGCTCTGCCTGTGGTTCATCGGCGATGAGCGGCTTCATATCAAAATAATCAAAGATCCGTTCAAACAAGGCCACCGAGCGCTTAATATCCACATACAGATTGGTCATCTGCATCACAGGTCCGTACAGTCTGCCGAGCAGTGCGACGAAGGTAATGATGGTGCCTACCGAAAGCTCACCCTGAATAAAAAGAAATCCGCCATACAGGTAGATCAGCATCGGGCCGATACTCGTAAAGGTGGAGAGAACCATCATGAACCAGCGGCCGGCCATCGATTCCCGGATTTGCAGTGAGGTAGCCTCCGCATTGATGGCAGCGAAGCTTTTATATTCTGCATTCTCCTTGGTGAACAGCTTCATTAGCATGTACCCGCTGATACTAAGCGTCTCCTGGATAACCTGATTCTGCTCCGATACTTTCTCCTGTGTCTGCTTGGCGAGCTTCCAGCGCACGTTGCCCATTTTGCGGGTAGGGATAATGAACAGGGGGACAACCAGAATGCCAAGCAGAGCCAGCTTCCAGTTCATGATGAACAGGGTGGCTGCCGTCGATACGAGGATAAACAGATTGCTGGCAAAATTGACAATGGTGTTGTTGAATACGCCTTGGACCCCGGAGATGTCGCTTGTCATTCTCGTGATGACTTCCCCTTGTTTGACTCCCGAGAAGAACTGCAAAGGCATCCGCTGGAGATGGCGGTACATCTGATTTTTCATATCATGAACGATATTTTGGGAGATAAAGGAGTTCAGGTAATTCTGCAATACGCCGAGCAGTCCGGACATCACCGTGGTTCCCAGCGAAGCGAGCACCAGAAATAGGAGCAGCCGCAGATTTTTGTCCGGCAGCGCCACGTCGATAATCCGCTGAATCAGAATAGGCGGCAGCAGCCCCAAAATCGCCGACACAATCAGCACAAGCATGACCACCAGCGTCTGTTTCCAGTAAGGTGCAAAATATTTAGATATACGGAGCAGCAGCGCCTTGGAAATATTCGGTTTCCTTTCGTCATCGTCAAATTTTAGTTTCCCGTGCCCCGGGCCACCGCCGAAACCCCCGCCGGGACCAAACCCCCTAGACATTACTCATCACCTGCTTTATTTGGATTAACATGATTGGTCCTGCACCTGCATCAAATGGGCGAGCAGCTGTTTGTTCATACGCAGCAGAGACTGGATGTCTTCCTCCGGAAACTGCTCCAGGGCTGAACTCAGCATTTTATAGGAAAAAGCTTCTTCGTTATACCGCCTGCACAGCGTTTCTCCCTCGGAGGTAATGAACAGCTTCG encodes:
- a CDS encoding ABC transporter ATP-binding protein, with the protein product MSRGFGPGGGFGGGPGHGKLKFDDDERKPNISKALLLRISKYFAPYWKQTLVVMLVLIVSAILGLLPPILIQRIIDVALPDKNLRLLLFLVLASLGTTVMSGLLGVLQNYLNSFISQNIVHDMKNQMYRHLQRMPLQFFSGVKQGEVITRMTSDISGVQGVFNNTIVNFASNLFILVSTAATLFIMNWKLALLGILVVPLFIIPTRKMGNVRWKLAKQTQEKVSEQNQVIQETLSISGYMLMKLFTKENAEYKSFAAINAEATSLQIRESMAGRWFMMVLSTFTSIGPMLIYLYGGFLFIQGELSVGTIITFVALLGRLYGPVMQMTNLYVDIKRSVALFERIFDYFDMKPLIADEPQAEPISAAGKSIAFENVGFAYQPDKPALQDICFTAAAGTLTALVGPSGAGKTTITNLIPRLYEVTSGKITIGGRNIRDFTLESLRSQIGLVTQDTYLFNGTIRENLLYACPEASEAEIIEACRSAYIHDFITGLPEGYDTVVGNRGIKLSGGEKQRISIARVLLKNPPVIIMDEATSSLDTVSEFYIQQAMHVLLLNKTSIVIAHRLSTIMAADQILVVKDGAIVEEGTHEALLEQSGVYKDLYDKQFEPKVFA